In the Sarcophilus harrisii chromosome 1, mSarHar1.11, whole genome shotgun sequence genome, one interval contains:
- the NDC80 gene encoding kinetochore protein NDC80 homolog isoform X1 — MKRSSVSTGAAGRQSMQALRSQDNNKQGLYTPVTKERPAFGKLNTSRLTPGTSTSERKISLFGKRTSGPGSRNSLLGIFGGSEKIKDPRPLNDKAFIQQCIRQLFEFLIENGYAYSVSMKSLQSPSIKDFLKIFTFIFDFISPSYELPDSKFEEEVPRILKDLGYSFTLPKSSMYTVGAPHTWPHIVAALNWLIECVKMLFACKQSSPSFDDGQPWGGESEDGIMHNKLFLDYTVKCYEKFMTGADFFEDLDTELHSKLKDLFNVDDSKLEALASENKRLTEEIARLEQEREDEPNRLKTIKKVSASLRADVQKYEAYMNELESHSVILAQKLNDLKEQLPAAELELEAVKQENARLQNIIDMQKYSVADIERIHHERNEFQQTIKKLTTELEIEQKQLWNEELKYARSKEAIESQLAEYHKLARKLKLIPKSAENAKGYDFEIKFNPESGINYPVKYRTQVYIPLKECLNQYEERISKLLHKKMGLEETLEQVNTMVRELERSTKMLNIEVQKLKDLKEEKIKEAEEKDRKCTIEVESLDKHKHLLESGVNEGLNEAMSELDDIQQQYQLVLQMTTEERRKVSNNLQHLLEMVATHVGSCEKYLEDQIVRVDKEYEEFIAEDFLENIKEIVDKYKKKASVLFH, encoded by the exons caaagAAAGACCAGCCTTTGGGAAGCTGAATACTAGTAGACTTACACCTGGCACATCCACCTCTGAAAGGAAAATCAGCTTATTTGGTAAAAG aACTAGTGGGCCTGGATCCCGGAACAGTCTGCTTGGTATATTTGGCGGTTCTGAAAAAATCAAAGACCCTAGGCCACTTAATGACAAAGCATTCATTCAGCAGTGTATTCGACAACTCTTTGAG tttcttatagaaaatggcTATGCTTACAGTGTTTCCATGAAATCTCTACAAAGTCCATCCATTAAAGACTTCCTAAAGatcttcacttttatttttgacttCATATCACCTTCCTATGAGCTTCCAGATAGCAAGTTTGAAGAGGAGGTTCCAAGAATCTTGAAAGATCTCGG GTATTCATTTACTTTACCAAAAAGCTCGATGTATACAGTAGGAGCACCTCATACATGGCCTCATATTGTGGCAGCTTTGAACTGGCTTATAGAGTGTGTTAAG ATGCTTTTTGCCTGCAAACAAAGTTCACCTTCATTTGATGATGGACAGCCCtggggaggagagagtgaagatgGAATAATGCATAATAAG ttgtttttgGACTATACTGTAAAATGCTATGAAAAATTCATGACTGGTGCTGATTTTTTTGAAGATTTAGATACAGAATTACATTCAAAGCTAA AGGACTTATTTAATGTAGATGATTCCAAGCTAGAAGCTTTAGCTTCAGAAAACAAAAGGCTAACTGAAGAAATTGCTAGACTGGAACAAGAGAGAGAAGATGAGCCG AATCGtctgaaaacaataaaaaaagtatCTGCATCTTTAAGAGCAGATGTTCAGAAGTACGAGGCATATATGAACGAATTGGAGTCTCATTCTGTTATTCTTGCACAgaaactaaatgatctcaaagAACAACTTCCTGCTGCAG AACTGGAATTAGAAGCAGTAAAGCAAGAGAATGCCCGGCTACAAAACATTATTGATATGCAGAAGTATTCAGTGGCTGACATAGAGAGAATACACCATGAAAGAAATGAATTCCAGCAAACCATCAAAAAATTGACCACAGAactagaaatagaacaaaaacaattgtggaatgaagaattaaaatatgCAAGAAGCAAAGAAGCG ATTGAATCGCAACTGGCGGAATATCACAAACTTGCTCGAAAATTAAAACTCATTCCAAAGAGTGCAGAGAATGCCAAAGGTTATGACTTTGAAATTAAGTTTAATCCTGAGTCTGGTATAAACTATCCtgtcaaatacagaactcaagtcTAT ATTCCACTTAAAGAGTGCTTGAACCAATATGAAGAAAGAATAAGCAAACTTCTACATAAAAAAATGGGGTTAGAAGAGACCCTAGAACAA GTGAACACTATGGTAAGAGAACTGGAAAGAAGTACAAAGATGTTAAACATTGAAGTTCAAAAACTGAaggatcttaaagaagaaaaaattaag GAAGctgaagaaaaagacagaaaatgtaCTATTGAGGTGGAGTCCCTGGACAAACATAAACATTTACTTGAAAGTGGAGTTAATGAAGGCCTCAATGAAGCCATGAGTGAATTGGATGACATTCAGCAGCA ATACCAGCTGGTATTACAAATGACAACTGAAGAAAGACGAAAAGTGAGCAATAACTTGCAGCATCTCCTAGAAATGGTTGCAACCCATGTTGGATCTTGTGAA aaatatCTTGAGGATCAGATTGTTAGAGTagacaaagaatatgaagaattcattgCTGaagatttcttggaaaatattaaagaaattgtagacaagtacaaaaaaaaagcttctgttcTCTTCCACTGA
- the NDC80 gene encoding kinetochore protein NDC80 homolog isoform X2, which yields MKSLQSPSIKDFLKIFTFIFDFISPSYELPDSKFEEEVPRILKDLGYSFTLPKSSMYTVGAPHTWPHIVAALNWLIECVKMLFACKQSSPSFDDGQPWGGESEDGIMHNKLFLDYTVKCYEKFMTGADFFEDLDTELHSKLKDLFNVDDSKLEALASENKRLTEEIARLEQEREDEPNRLKTIKKVSASLRADVQKYEAYMNELESHSVILAQKLNDLKEQLPAAELELEAVKQENARLQNIIDMQKYSVADIERIHHERNEFQQTIKKLTTELEIEQKQLWNEELKYARSKEAIESQLAEYHKLARKLKLIPKSAENAKGYDFEIKFNPESGINYPVKYRTQVYIPLKECLNQYEERISKLLHKKMGLEETLEQVNTMVRELERSTKMLNIEVQKLKDLKEEKIKEAEEKDRKCTIEVESLDKHKHLLESGVNEGLNEAMSELDDIQQQYQLVLQMTTEERRKVSNNLQHLLEMVATHVGSCEKYLEDQIVRVDKEYEEFIAEDFLENIKEIVDKYKKKASVLFH from the exons ATGAAATCTCTACAAAGTCCATCCATTAAAGACTTCCTAAAGatcttcacttttatttttgacttCATATCACCTTCCTATGAGCTTCCAGATAGCAAGTTTGAAGAGGAGGTTCCAAGAATCTTGAAAGATCTCGG GTATTCATTTACTTTACCAAAAAGCTCGATGTATACAGTAGGAGCACCTCATACATGGCCTCATATTGTGGCAGCTTTGAACTGGCTTATAGAGTGTGTTAAG ATGCTTTTTGCCTGCAAACAAAGTTCACCTTCATTTGATGATGGACAGCCCtggggaggagagagtgaagatgGAATAATGCATAATAAG ttgtttttgGACTATACTGTAAAATGCTATGAAAAATTCATGACTGGTGCTGATTTTTTTGAAGATTTAGATACAGAATTACATTCAAAGCTAA AGGACTTATTTAATGTAGATGATTCCAAGCTAGAAGCTTTAGCTTCAGAAAACAAAAGGCTAACTGAAGAAATTGCTAGACTGGAACAAGAGAGAGAAGATGAGCCG AATCGtctgaaaacaataaaaaaagtatCTGCATCTTTAAGAGCAGATGTTCAGAAGTACGAGGCATATATGAACGAATTGGAGTCTCATTCTGTTATTCTTGCACAgaaactaaatgatctcaaagAACAACTTCCTGCTGCAG AACTGGAATTAGAAGCAGTAAAGCAAGAGAATGCCCGGCTACAAAACATTATTGATATGCAGAAGTATTCAGTGGCTGACATAGAGAGAATACACCATGAAAGAAATGAATTCCAGCAAACCATCAAAAAATTGACCACAGAactagaaatagaacaaaaacaattgtggaatgaagaattaaaatatgCAAGAAGCAAAGAAGCG ATTGAATCGCAACTGGCGGAATATCACAAACTTGCTCGAAAATTAAAACTCATTCCAAAGAGTGCAGAGAATGCCAAAGGTTATGACTTTGAAATTAAGTTTAATCCTGAGTCTGGTATAAACTATCCtgtcaaatacagaactcaagtcTAT ATTCCACTTAAAGAGTGCTTGAACCAATATGAAGAAAGAATAAGCAAACTTCTACATAAAAAAATGGGGTTAGAAGAGACCCTAGAACAA GTGAACACTATGGTAAGAGAACTGGAAAGAAGTACAAAGATGTTAAACATTGAAGTTCAAAAACTGAaggatcttaaagaagaaaaaattaag GAAGctgaagaaaaagacagaaaatgtaCTATTGAGGTGGAGTCCCTGGACAAACATAAACATTTACTTGAAAGTGGAGTTAATGAAGGCCTCAATGAAGCCATGAGTGAATTGGATGACATTCAGCAGCA ATACCAGCTGGTATTACAAATGACAACTGAAGAAAGACGAAAAGTGAGCAATAACTTGCAGCATCTCCTAGAAATGGTTGCAACCCATGTTGGATCTTGTGAA aaatatCTTGAGGATCAGATTGTTAGAGTagacaaagaatatgaagaattcattgCTGaagatttcttggaaaatattaaagaaattgtagacaagtacaaaaaaaaagcttctgttcTCTTCCACTGA